In the genome of Passer domesticus isolate bPasDom1 chromosome 2, bPasDom1.hap1, whole genome shotgun sequence, the window tcttctcttctcttccctctcccctccctcccctcccctctcccctcccagccTCCATCGGAGCCCCCGAGGTGCGGCTGCGCTCGGACGCGGGGGCGCTGCACGTGGATGTGTCGGGGCCCTTTGCAGAGCACGAGCAGGAGCGCTGGCCCCTGCGGCTCTACTACGGCTCCTGGAGGTACAGGATCCTCTACTGGAAGAggggcagcacagacacagaccCGCCCTCTGCTTCCCGGGTATGCTGCTTCCCTGCCCTTCATCTGTGCTTTTCCTGGAAATGCCATcctggggatgtgctgggagctcctgcagggTCTGGCACGGGTTGcagagctctggagccaggctgggggagctgggggggctcccctggagaggagaagctccaggagagctcagagcccctggcagggcctgaaggggctccaggagagctgcagagggactggggacaaggcctgcagggacagcacccagggaatggctgccagtgccagagggcagcaatggatgggatcttggcagtgaggaattgttcctggcagggtgggcagggctggcacagggtgcccagagcagctggggctgcccctggatccctggcagtgcccaaggccaggctggacactggggctggagcagcctggcacaggggaaggtgtccctgcccatggcagggtggcactgggtgggctctgaGGTCTCTCCATCCCAACtcagtctgggattctgtgattctaagagTAAAAATAGATCCCTACTAATTACAGTTAATCAAGTCTGTTCACTACAGCTGGGACTCAGTAAATGCAGGAGCTCTGTGGTTACACAGCAGCACGGACAGAATTTTATCTTTCCATAATTGTCAATAACTCTGTTTTTTCCCTCGCAGTGGGCCTTTGGGCTTTTTACCCCCTAAAATACTAAAAATGCACTGTGGCcacatgcagccctgcagtttgTATCCACTGCAGTTCCTTCTCTCCCTGTCAGGCACAGCCTCTTCCACAGGCAGTTGTGCTCCTCCATGCACAGTGCGTGGAGAAAGATCATTATTAATGTATTAATTAGGGCATTTTGGCCTCTGTTTCAGGCAAACAGGAAGCCTGTGAGCAGCAGGCCCCAGTCCCAGTTAATGAGTGCTTTGTCCATCAGTGCAGTTTTATGTAATGGACTCCCCCAGGTGTAATTCTGATTTGTGTCTGTTACCTGCTCAGTGCTTTGCCATTCAGTTCCAGAAATCAGGGGCCACCATTTCCCACCCAGCAGCTTTGCCCTCCCGGGCTCCTGAGGgctgcaggtgtccctgcacctGGGGTGCTCCCAGTGCATTCACCAGAGGAGCACACTGCACTTGGAGTCTTCCCAGTGCAAGTCTGGGACAGTCCCTGGGCAtcccagaggcagagcctgggGAGCTCCACAGGTTCTGTGTGAGGTGGGTGCTTCTCCAGCATTGAAACCTGCCTGGGGAGTTTCCTGTAGCTCCTGAGGGATGCTCTGCAGTTACAGGGACATAACTGATCCTGAGCAGCAGATTCATCTGCTCAGCCACCTCACAGCtcccagaaatattttatttctttcctttttttggttttgcctaGATgacagatcacagaatcacagagttgggcaggctggaggagccctCAGTGGTCATCAGTTCCTGCATTAGCCCAGCAGCCTGTGTTCACCACTGgcccgtgtccccaagtgccacatctgcacaTTTTTTAtcacttccaggggtgggggCTGCACCATGTCTCTGGGCAGCCTATTCCAGGGCTCGACAGCTTTTTCAGTGAAGGAATTTTTCATAATGTCCCTAATCTAAAACTCCCCTGCAGTTTAAAAAGTGTTAAAAAATGTTTCCTAATCTCAAACTCCCCTGGCACAagttttttcctcctgtgctgTTCCTCCATGCCGCCTGCTCCCTCTGCACTTAGATGGTGTTTGTGTGTAGCTGTGCTCCTAGCTGATCTCATTTGGTTGGGTGACAGTTTCTGCCTGCCACCAGATCTCACTTATCATCCCTCATTAGCCTAAAACTTCGTTAGTGCTGCTGGAAACAGCCCGAAGGTCAGTGCTGTACGGTGAGTAATTGTAATTCAGTAGGGTTGTAATTGTAACTGTAATTGTAATTGTAATTGTAACTGTAACTGTAATTGTAACTGTAGTTGTAACTGCAAGCGCTTGGTTGCTCCCTAGCCGATTCCACAGCCAGCCTCTGATCCCCCTCTCCCCTTTGCtgtttgtggtaatcggcggaagaaatgcggcactcagtatgagtgatcagcaaatctcagaaCTTTATTGacaggcacatacatttatattgatGTTAATGAcgctaatacatattgcaaaaggcgagctcattattggttagttacttagcagctaactacgcctaccttagcattcttgtgactactatgttgcagctgttctcatcttttcttcatgtttctagCTAACAATCCTCTCCCCCGTCCTgctgttgcaccaagggcacagtgcccgtGCCTGATGTAggcactgactgctggctcctgtaCCCATCTCCTTCTTCCTTAGCCAAGGGTGTTCTGTCAGTGTGAGCTttgccagcaggcagctgctcaCCCGGCCCTCcgctgtgtctgtgtgtgcaggtggCCGAGGTGCACAGCAGGCACGGCTCGGAGGTGCTGGCCCCCCTGCAGCCATGGACGGTTTACTGCGTGCGCGTGCAGGCGCTGCTCCCCGAGTGGAACAAGACAGGccagctgagcagggagctctgcGAGCAGACAACCCACAATGGTAACCTGGCAGCTCGTGCAATCACACTGGGGTGGCTggcagggaccccaaatcccacccagtgccaccctgccctggcagggacacctcgcactgtgccaggctgctccagcccagtgtccaaccttgggcactgccagggatccaggggcagccccagagaAAGTGAGAATTGAAAATAATTACTCAGAAATTAATAGTGACAGTTttaattggttttttttccttgtctctgGCAGGTGTAACCCCTGTGTGGATAATTGTGACTGTTCTGGTGGGGTCCATGCTGGTCGTGGGCACAGCTGTCACTGGTTGTTTCTTCTCCAGTTTTTATCTGTACAGACTCACCAAACatgttttcttcccttcctaCGTTTTCCCACAACACTTGAAAGAGGTTTGTCTCCTGCCTAACACGTGAAAATCAGCTTTTCCAGCAGAGCCAGTTGTTTTTTCACTTGTTCTTTTCTCTCAGTGCCAAAACATTTAGAGCTTCTTTTATTTTGCCTCCTTTCACTGGCGCCTGATGGTCAGTGATCTGTAATTTGTAATCACCAGCTTTTTATGGCTCAGAAACAGgatgggtttgttgtttttgaaGTGAGAGAGTACCAGGTGTCAACTTCAGTTCCCCATTTAGCCAGTGAGCAACAGAAATCTCTGTCTCTCCTGCCTCCTTTCAGACTTAAACCAGCTCCTTTTTTCTCCTGCAGCAAAGTCCTGCCACGAGTGTAATCACGAGTTGTAACTTCAGGGAAGTGTCTGAGGAAGGAACTGGGCTGGATCAGCTGTACCAGAGCACCTGGGCTGTGGAAGgggtccctggccatggcaggatGGGAAGAGCTTTGGGAttccatccaacccaaaccattctggaaatctgtgattctgtggagTCTGAAAATTCCAGCTAAAAGgagagcagtgacagcagccaaTGCTGATGGGGACCCACTGCTCCTGTCACACAGCCAGAGGACaaagaggctgcagcagggtccCTTCCCAGAAACAAGGATGTCCAAACCACTCCTGTACCAGCCTGTGCTCTCCTGAGTCCTGCAGTTCCTCTGGGGCTTTCACTTCACTGTCAGCTCAGCACCCCCAGGTTTGCAGCTGACTTGGGCTCCTGCTTTAGGCTGAACGTGTGCTCAGCACCAGGAGTGgcctggaatcacagaatcccagctGGGTTGGCTTggagggaccccaaatcccacccagtgccaccctgccatggcagggacacctcccactgtgccaggctgctccagccccagtgcccagcctggccctgggcactgccagggatccaggggcagccccagctgctctgggcacctgtgccagccctgcccaccctgccaggaacaattcctcactgccaagatcccatccattgctgccccctggcactggcagccattctctgggtgctgtccctgcagaccTTGGTTTGCAgatgctggagctcagcagccccagATCCACTCAGGACGTGCTCAAGGTTCCTTTGCTCCAGGTGCCTCTAAAGACAGGGAGAGCTTTGGGCTGGTGCTGTCCAGGAACCAAAGGGCAGCTGTGCCTCCCCAAAATGTGCTTTGGCCAAGGCACTGCTTTCACTGGGGGATGTTTCACGTGGAGGTTTGGGCCACAACATTCCCAATCCCAGTGTGGTGGGAAAGGGTCTGACAGTGAAGATATTTGTGCTGGTTTTTGTATCTCCCTGAAGATATTTGTGCTGGTTTTTGTATCTCCCTTGCACAGCACTCCTGACAGCAGCTGGTTTCTCATTCCAAACTCAGCTCAGAATTGTTTCGTCTGAGGGcactgggctgagcagagggatggagcagctctgtgaggaaaggctgggggagctgggggggctcccctggagaggagaagctccaggagagctcagagcccctggcagggcctgaaggggctccaggagagctgcagagggactggggacaaggcctgcagggacagcacccagggaatggctgccagtgccagaggggaGGGTTCTTGACAAATCTCTCTTCCCCTACATTCCAGCTACCATTTGGTGTTTGTTCCCAATcaaaactttgatttttttaaatttttctgtcCCAAAGAAGACTCTGAGCCCTGGGGTTATTCTTGAGAGGCACTTCCATGTTGCTCCCAAGCCTGGAACAGGATTTTAGGGAGGGTGTGACACTGCTGGCCCTGTGGGACTTGTAAGGCCTGGGAAAGCCACTTGATGGGTGCAGAACAACCCCAGTGCTGTCAATAATCCCAGTGTTCCTGGGCAGACAGCATGGGACAGCTGCAGAGCCCTAATCCTCTCTCCTCTTTGTTTCCCAGTTCCTGAGCACGCCCCCCGGTGCTCCGCAGCCCTTCCCTCCTCGAGAAGAGCTCCTGGTTTGTGACAAGCTGACAGTGATTTCAGAGCCATGCCACCCCCTCCCTGAAGGGACAGGGGCTGAGGGGACACCAGGGCTCCCTCAGGACCCTGCACAAGGACACTCCACCTCAGGAGCAGCCTCAGGAGAAGCCTGAACATCCTCCTCGTTCTTCCTGGGAAAAGGAGAAGCAAATGGACTTTGGGTTTAtctcactgctgctctccagcaggaAAAACCCACAGCCAAACACGGGGTCACAGACTTTTGACAgaaccattttatttttataaatacaaGAAACTTGGCTCTAAATGAGGAATTAAAAGATCCATAACTTTTGCCACTGTTGGTTGTGGCTCCCTGAGGAGTTGTAGCAATTCTGGCACTGATTATGACACTAAAAAGGAAATgtcatatttatatataatactAATTAATTTAACTTTGATGAACTATTTATTGCAAAAAGCAATCAAAACgtttagaaaagaaaatagtaTTTTGTAAGGAATGACCTGatctggtttatttttttctaatgagaaattttgtatttttaaggaTATCCAAGTGGCATCATCTTTCTATGGAATTTATTCTTCCCTGATGCAAAGTTGTGAAGTTTTTAGGGTGGGATGAACTGATGTCTGTGGGAAACTTGGCAGCTGAAGTGGGAGTTAAATCAGGTTCATTTTAATTATCTGCTGATGTGTGTTCTTAATTTTCCCAACCCAGGGAGCTGTGACTCCCTGCTCCCAATGCAGCCTCGCCTGCACAGGGGGCAAGGGGCAGGGACTGGGTTTGTGTCACTGCATCACAgtgagaaattaaattaaattctgcCACCAAAAGTGAAGTTGTGTCTCAGCTTGATGTGGGAatttggttttggggggtgATGTTGGTTACTCCATGGGTAAATATCTCCTTTGTGGGAGTGCTTGCAGGAAGAAATCAGGAATTGATTCCATCCATTTGCATCTCCCAGCTCCCCTCAGAGGAGGCTCGGGGGGaccctcccagtgtccccaagtccctggcaggaggggacagccagggggacagcagctctgctccagggaacagggacaggagcagagggaacggcctcaggctgggccagggcaggctcagctgggccagcagcaggaatttgcccatggaaagggtgctcaggccttggcaggggctgcccagggagcttggcagtgcccatccctgcaggtgtcccctgcaggtggcactgagtgctctgggctggggacaaggtggccatggggcacagctggcactgcctgggctggcagggctgtgccagccccagggatttgggattttgggattctaTGGAATCTGTACCTGCTTTTTCTGCACTTTTTAATTTTGGTCCCATTCTGCTTTCATGGGGAATATGGAATTCAttgaattgattttttttcaaggtattttgtttcactggagcttttctgcccctctccccgaggctgctctgggaatgctgATCCTGTGCCTGGATCACCACTCCAGGGCACCACTCCAGCTCCCTGTGTGttccctgcccctcctcccACAGCTTCTttctatattttcttttccccccctcttCTCCCCTTTTATTTTGGCTTTCAGAGTGGCAAATGCCCACTGCACACGGAtctgaggaggggctggggatccctgctctccctccgtgctgctgagctgctttgcCCAGGACAGCTCCTGGCAGTGGCTGGAatgcagctccaggccctgctggggctgatAAGGCAGAGATAAGGCTGTGCCACTCCAgctgaggcagggcagggcagagcagaaagGGCAGCTCGGGCTGCTCAGGGGTGTTCAGATGggagcaggatttctccaaGGAGAGCacggcacaggtgcccagagcagtggggctgccctggatccctggcagtgcccaaggccaggctgggcactggggctggagcagcctggcacagtgggaggtgtccctgccccacagccttggacacttccaggctGCTAAAACCAACCCAGGTGTGTTTTTTCACAAACACTGCCGTGCACTTTGGCTTGCTGCAGAAATCTTCCTGCAAAGCTTCTGTAGGTGAGAGGCTcttcctgtgcagagccacagcacGAGCCAGGCCTGGGGACAAGGgcagcctctgcctgccccacatGGGCTGTGTGCCCCACAGGGGAGAAATCATTTAGAGGAGCAGAATTAATTTAGAGGGAAGCAGCAACTCACTGGAGAGTTCATCTTGAGCTGAGCTTGTGGACATTGCAATGACAACGAATCAATAAATGGGGTGAACTTTGACCACGTGCTGATGTAAACTGGAAGTGCAGAGGGTTGCTGGAGGCTGCTCACTGGTACGGCGTGTTCTGGCAAAGGCAGAGACAAAACACAGCCCTTGAAGGCTGGGAGTGCTTGGGGAAAGATTTCAGACctgaaatgcaaagaaaagaaTGATGAAGGAATAGGGAAGTGGGGAAACTGAAGGAGGAGAGTCTGAGTTTGTGGTCAGCAAAGCAGATTCCAGGAGAGGGCAATGAGGGGAGGCAGGAAGGAGCAGTTCAGAGAACACCAGTCAGGGAGTGGAGGGAGAAAGAGGAACCAGAGCCCAGGGGCACCAGGAGGTCAGGGACACAGCCACCCCCCAGCTCCACATTTTCATCTCTCCCTGTTGGGGACTTTGGGGtcttccctgcccagcaggTCCCCCCCAGTCCTGAAGGAATCCAGCTGAACAGCAGAGCCAGAGAGGCTTTCAGAAAAATCCATACCAAGCTCTAGAGAAGCTTTTACATTGATTCTTAACCAGAAACACTTGTCCTTGTAACTTCATGCCTTTTTCTTCTGAGCCAGACTGGGAAAGATCCATTATCACCTGGCAAAATGTCATTTTCTAGGATTCCTCATCCTAGAAAATTATTATTGAATAAGTGGGGTGCAGAGCAAGGCTCTTCCCTCGagactgtgctgctgtgaaaagCAGGGCTGCAAAAAGCAGCTTTACAGCTTTATTCACAGAGGAAGAGCTGTGAATAACCCACAGGCTTTGGCCACCTGTGAGCAATGCACTGGAAATATTCCTTCCTTGGCACTGGAGTTCCAAGTCCATTGTGCATTCCCTCGGGCCATTACTGCAGACACTGAGGGCACGGAGTGGTGGTGGCATCCCAGAGACAGAAGAGAAGCCCCTGGGGAGGCTGAGAGAGGAAATCCTCACTCCAGCATCACCGATGAGCAccaccagccccagggctgagagAGCACCAAAGAACCTGGTGAGCAACTGCTTCCATTTCCCATCAGCTCTGCAGTCACTCAACTCTCCTGTCTAATTTCCATCCCCTCCTGTCTAATTTCCACCCCCTCCTCTCTAATTTCCAGCCCTCCTCTCTGCCCCTCTGGCTCCGTGCCAGTTTTTGAGGCCATGGTACAGTTCCTCACAGAGGTTCTCCCACCCTGACAAGAGGATTTGCACCGGGTTGGGTTttcagccctgctggcccagggtgAACCCGGGCTCTGGAGCtcccctgagcagagcagagctcactcATCTCTGTGAAattccagcctggagaggagaagctgcaggagagctcagagcccctggcagggcctgaaggggctccaggagagctgcagagggactggggacaaggcctgcagggacagcacccagggaatggctgccagtgccagagggcagcaatggatgggatcttggcaatgaggaattgttcctggcagggtgggcagggctggcacagggtgcccagagcagctggggctgcccctggatccctggcagtgcccaaggccaggctgggcactggggctggagcagcctggcacaggggaaggtgtccctgccatggcagggtggcactgggtgggatttggggtccctccAGCCCAACCCAGTCTGGGGTTCTAAATGTTCTCCATGAAGATGGAACTTGCAGGTGTGTTCAGAATTACACATTTGGAAAGCACCACAGGCTGTAAAAAGAGGTTTATGCCAGGCTTTCCTCATTCTTTCAGCCTGGTCGATGCCACCCAGCACTCTTCTGTCCCTCCAAACCTAATCCCAGCAGCACCAAGGCTGGAAGAGCCATTTgggatcatccagtcccacctcagcaccagcagcaccccaaaccctgtccccaaggccacatCCAGACACctctgggacacttccaggggagtgactccaaacctccctggggaaatcgttccaatgcctgacctaAAAGATGATCCCTCCTTCTGCTCAGCActtgtgcagggctgtgagcagggctggggagccaGGAGGAGACAAGGAGCAGACAGGAGATGTTGTTTTGTGGTCTGGGGAAAGAAGTCTGATGGCAGAGTGTTAAAAATGGGAAAGGCTTCTGAGGGAGGGGATGAATCACccctgctctgtgtccctgagggagctgagggcagTTCCAGGACTGCAATAAAACACAAGGAAAGTTTTCTAAggatgaaacaaacaaaaaccccgcAGGTGATGCTGCCTGGGAAGGGGGATATGACACAAATCCGTTGGGAAGGGTGGACAGATCCGATCCCTCCTTGGGCTCCCTGGGTCCTTCCTTCCAGGACCACTGTTCCTACACTTCTCACACAGTGAAGTGCTGCCTTTGCCCCTTTCAtcctgctccagggctgacaTGAGCAGAAACCACCAAATCATGTCTGCATTGTCTGCCAGCCAACAGAAACAAACCCAGCGGAGCCCAAGCTGCAGCAGGCCTGGCTTCCCCTGTCACAGGAGCGTTTGGGACAGACATCAATggccacagggacagccagtGTCCCCCCcggctgcctgtgctctgcagatagctctgctctcctcaggGGCCGGGCAGCGCCAGCTTCTGCTCCTTTCTCCTGCGACACCGCTCAGGAAGTTGCATTCAAACTCAGCAGAAGACAAACGGTAAATATTTACGGGATTATAAAGTGTTTCCAGCAGTGCCAGACTGGTTCGGCAGTTTCGGTTCAAAACGGTGGCCCCGAGGTGTGGCTGCATAAAGAAATGCCATAATCACGTttgctgagcagctgctggggacaggaggtgaCACCGCCGAGGCTGAGCGTGCCTCGGGctcagcagtgccccagcaATGCCCCTCacactgctgggcaggaggtgaCACCCCAGCAATGCCCCTCacactgctgggcaggaggtgaCACCCCAGCAATGCCCCTCacactgctgggcaggaggtgaCACCCCAGCAATGCCCCTCacactgctgggcaggaggtgaCACCCCAGCAATGCCCCTCacactgctgggcaggaggtgaCACCCCAGCAATGCCCCTCacactgctgggcaggaggtgaCACCCCAGCAATGCCCCTCACACTGCGGGGCAGGAGGTGACACCCCAGCAATGCCCCTCacactgctgggcaggaggtgaCACCCCAGCAATGCCCCTCACGCTCCTGGGCAGGAGGTGACACCCCAGCAATGCCCCTCacactgctgggcaggaggtgaCACCCCAGCAatgcccctcacagcccctggGGCAGGAGGTGACACCCCAGCAATGCCCCTCacactgctgggcaggaggtgaCACCCCAGCAATGCCCCTCACGCTCCTGGGCAGGAGGTGACACCCCAGCAATGCCCCTCACACTGCGGGGCAGGAGGTGAcacccccctggctgtccctgtgtctgtccctggtgtccctgtgtctgtccctgtgtctgtctctgtgtctgtccctgtggctgtcTCTGTCTGTc includes:
- the LOC135291143 gene encoding interleukin-10 receptor subunit beta-like, with translation MAAALRAALCSGLLLLVSGMVPAPRNVRITSVNLHSILQWDAPSFPRGNLTYTVQSKSIYYPGDTFETLRTELRLPQCDVSSLSPYGSYALRLRAEAGRLRSPWVTLAFKPMDDTSIGAPEVRLRSDAGALHVDVSGPFAEHEQERWPLRLYYGSWRYRILYWKRGSTDTDPPSASRVAEVHSRHGSEVLAPLQPWTVYCVRVQALLPEWNKTGQLSRELCEQTTHNGVTPVWIIVTVLVGSMLVVGTAVTGCFFSSFYLYRLTKHVFFPSYVFPQHLKEFLSTPPGAPQPFPPREELLVCDKLTVISEPCHPLPEGTGAEGTPGLPQDPAQGHSTSGAASGEA